The window GGTGTTCGCAGATGTACAGCGCGAGTAGGTATTGCGTCGAGTTACTCATCGCTCGCTCCCTCATCGGGTGTTCGCGGGGTCACTGCTCCCGCCGCGCGCTCCGCCGACGGGACCGTAGTCTGTCGAACGCGCATATTTTTCGGTTAGCCTAAAACATCAAAGGTCTGTCGGTGCGACGGGACCGCGGATGCGGCGCGTGCCGGCACGGGCCGACTGCTCGACTCGCAATCAGTCAAATTACAACACGAATGGGCTATTTTAGGTTGCTCAAAACCAATTTTTGTGGTTTAGGCTTCCCAAACTGGACAATATTATAATGTCTCGCCCCATTGGTCAACGTGTATGAGTGCACAAGGGCTCGAACGGCGAACGGCGAACTACCTGAGCAACCACGTCCCGCAGATCCAGCAACACGGCGGCCACTTCGAGATCGAAGATGTGAACGAAGAGACCGGTGAGGTCACCGTGGCCATCGGCGGCGCGTGTTCTGGTTGTGGCATCGCGCCGATGACGATCAAGGCCATCGAGCGTCGTCTTCCCGAAGACCTCGACGAGGTGACATCGGTAACGGTCCGCCGCGCGGGCGGCCCGCGAGCGGCGGTGATGCCGAACAAGACGGACGAGATGGAAGAGATGAACGAGTACGAGGACTACTCGCCGCCGTTCTAATCGAAACCGGCGTCTAATCGTGCCCCGATCGACACGCCCGTGCCGGGTGGTCGTCTGGGCCGCCTTTCTGGGCTCCCGAACTCACTCTTCGGGCCGGGGAAACGCGACGAACGTCTGCTGTTCGATGGTGAACGGGTCGTACACCGACTGGTGACACGGACAGTACACGAGATCGCTCGCGCCAAACCGGGCGCTCTGTTCGGTCGTTTTGTACCCGGGGACACAACAGAAGTGCGTACATTTGTTGAGGAACGCGATGACGCCGTCTTGCGTGCTCGCCGCCAGCCACTCGTCGTCTGCGGCCAGTCGTTCGACGACCGGGCTTCGAATGATCTGCACTGGTAACGGCTGTTCGACATCCTGTGAGCGCCACTCTGCGACGGCGGGTTTACCGAGGCCTGCCTCCCCGATATTATTGCCCCACGTCTCGTAATCGTCGAAATCGGAGATATTGACTCGGTCTCCAGGGGTCACGTTGGTCTCTTGCCATTCGTACGGGGGGTTGTTCGTGTACCTGAGGAAGTCGTCTTGGTCGGCGTCCGGGACGACACCCTCGGCATTCTGCACACCGCAGTACTGGAACCACTCGCTAGAGTAGGTAACACCGCCGAGTTCCATCTCTGCGACCGCAACCGTGCGTCCACCCTGCTGAATCTCAGTGACCGTGGGCCAGATGCCGCGGATGAATCCCTCGTCGTCGATTCGGATCGGAACCTGTGGCATCCCGCGCGGGGCGGGGCCGTCGACCAACGTGTTGCCGAAATACTGCGTGATGCCGCCGCCAGCCCCCTGTGGACTGGTCGCCGAGTTGACGACGGCGCTGCCGGTGGCTCCGAACCCTACCAGTACCGCGCCGCCCAACACGCCCTTCACGAACCGTCGTCGCCCCGACTCACTGGGGTACTTGTCTTCGTCCATAGTCTCTCCCGAACGGGCCGAGGCCAGCGACGCCACTCCGATCACACGCGCCGCGAGCGACTTGGTCACGTTCGATTATTTCCATACGTTCTCTGACATCATAGCGGTTGCGCGGCGAGACGAGAGCGTCGCACTCGTCGTCGTCCATTCGTACGCGCGCCGTTCGAACCGGGGGCCTCGGTCGATTTCCAGCGACGTCAATCGGCGTACGTCGACGCAGCGCGGGCGCCCTCTGAGCGGCAGCAGCCGTCGGTGTGACCGCCCTCCGCGTCGTTCACGGCGAGGTCGGTCATCTGGTCGAACGCCGACAGCGGATCGTTGTCGAACTTCCAGCGAAGCCGCGCACGGGCGAGTAAACTGAGTCGCCGCCGCATCGTCAGCGTTGGCCGAGTCGACAGCACGTCGTAGCCGTGGTCGCAGACGAGGCGCCGCAGCGTCGCCCGTTCGTCCGCCAGTCCGCCGACCGCGCCCGCCGATTGCTCGGGCTTCGTCGCTTCGAGGCGCGTGATTGGGGTGTCGCGACGGGCTGATTCCTCGGCGTCCTCGGTCACCTCGACGGGGCCGGCCGAGTCGAGGGCGTCGACGACGAGCGTCACCACCACGCTCCCGCCGAACAGTCGCACATCGGCGCGGTCCTGACGGTCAGATGTCGTCTCGCGAGGCCGCCTCGTCCACCCACTCGACCCGAACGACGGCGACTACCACCCGTCGTCGAACTCGTCCATCCAGTCGCGCAGTTCGCGGAACACCCCGTCGAGTGCGCGTGCCCGTTCGGTGGCCTCGTACTCGACCCGCGGGGGAATCTCCTCGTACTGCGTCCGGGTGATCAGCCCCGCTGCTTCGAACTCGTCGAGGCGGGCCGAGAGCGTGTTCGGCGAGATGTCGAGTTCTGCCTCCAACTCCGAGAAGCGCCACGGCGCTCCTCGCCGCTCGCCGCCGTGGACGACGGTGTACAGCGTTCGGATCGCGTGTGCCCGACCTAGCAACTCCAGGAGGTCGGAGGCGGGGTGGTCGCCGTCTTCGGTCGTCGGGCACGCCGCCGGCGGGGCGTCCGTACGGCCCGCGGCCCCGTCCGCGTGAGTTCCTGTCTCGTCCATATGTACTACAGATTCTATAGTGGCTTCAATACTCGTACTTTTTCGTTCCACTCCCTCACTACGGGGGATCGTAGTGACTCCGAGTGACGGGACGTTGATGGTTATTGGCTCTCGCGACGTACTCGGTGCTGTGCGAATTACGATCCTCGGCTCGACTGGCAGAACCGGCCTCCCACTCGTCGACCGGGCGCTCGACGCCGGCCACGACGTGGTCGCGTTCGCCCGAACGCCCTCGAAACTCGGCGACCGCCGCGACCACGAGCGACTCACGGTGGTCGCGGGTGACGTCACCGATGCCGACGCCGTCGCGGAAGCGGTCGCGGGCGCGGACGCGGTCGTCTCCGTCCTCGGCCACGCCGAGGGGGCACCCGACGACCTGCTGACAGTCGCGGGCGACCACGCGATCGCGGCGATGCGTGACCACGGTGTCGACCGCTACGTCACGCTGGTCGGCGCAGGGGTCAGGACCACGCGCGACCCCGGCCAGTCGCTCGGCGGGCGGGTGATGAACGCGGCGTTGCGCCTGTTCGCTGGCACCGTTCTCGAAGATGCGAGACGCCACGTCGACCACGTCACCGACACCGACCTCGACTGGACCGTCGTTCGCCCCCCACGACTCACCGAGGGGCCGTACACTGGGGAGATAGAAGCCGGATACCTCCGTTTGGGCGTGGGGGATTCGCTCTCCCGCGAGAACCTCGCGGCGTTCGTCCTCTCGTGTGTCGAGGACGACGAGTGGGTCCGTGAACTCCCGATGGTTACCGAGCGATGACGGCGTCCGACACCGACACAGACAGCGTCGGCGACGCGGTACACACCACGCCGACAGTCGGCACGAGCGACGTCCTCGTGACGGCCGCCACGGGCACCGTCGGTCGCCACGTCGTCGAGTATCTCCTCGACGGCGGCGCGACCGTCCGCGCGGGCACACGGACCCCGGAGCGCGCGTCGCTCCCGGACGGCGCTCACCCGACGGCGTTCGACTACGAGCGACCGGAGACGTGGGGGGCAGCACTCTCCGAGACCGACGGCGTGTTCCTCGTCCTCCCGCCCGGCACGACCGGAGCAG of the Halobaculum limi genome contains:
- a CDS encoding NifU family protein, with the protein product MSAQGLERRTANYLSNHVPQIQQHGGHFEIEDVNEETGEVTVAIGGACSGCGIAPMTIKAIERRLPEDLDEVTSVTVRRAGGPRAAVMPNKTDEMEEMNEYEDYSPPF
- a CDS encoding ubiquinol-cytochrome c reductase iron-sulfur subunit, yielding MDEDKYPSESGRRRFVKGVLGGAVLVGFGATGSAVVNSATSPQGAGGGITQYFGNTLVDGPAPRGMPQVPIRIDDEGFIRGIWPTVTEIQQGGRTVAVAEMELGGVTYSSEWFQYCGVQNAEGVVPDADQDDFLRYTNNPPYEWQETNVTPGDRVNISDFDDYETWGNNIGEAGLGKPAVAEWRSQDVEQPLPVQIIRSPVVERLAADDEWLAASTQDGVIAFLNKCTHFCCVPGYKTTEQSARFGASDLVYCPCHQSVYDPFTIEQQTFVAFPRPEE
- a CDS encoding winged helix-turn-helix transcriptional regulator, which codes for MDETGTHADGAAGRTDAPPAACPTTEDGDHPASDLLELLGRAHAIRTLYTVVHGGERRGAPWRFSELEAELDISPNTLSARLDEFEAAGLITRTQYEEIPPRVEYEATERARALDGVFRELRDWMDEFDDGW
- a CDS encoding NAD(P)-dependent oxidoreductase encodes the protein MTPSDGTLMVIGSRDVLGAVRITILGSTGRTGLPLVDRALDAGHDVVAFARTPSKLGDRRDHERLTVVAGDVTDADAVAEAVAGADAVVSVLGHAEGAPDDLLTVAGDHAIAAMRDHGVDRYVTLVGAGVRTTRDPGQSLGGRVMNAALRLFAGTVLEDARRHVDHVTDTDLDWTVVRPPRLTEGPYTGEIEAGYLRLGVGDSLSRENLAAFVLSCVEDDEWVRELPMVTER